The region cataaccttttgatactttatatgattgttgcaagagcggaagagccaatgtttgctgattaggattgacaagacaactcaatgttttgaatggaattcaagcgaataacaaaagattatataatatatccaaacacTTAATGCTAAGTTCACACCAACGGCGAATGCCGCGCTTTAGATCGGCGATCAATTCggcgtcatttttttttactttaaaaaaaatctcacgatCTCATCAGATATGTTATGCTCTGATAAGCTCTGATACGCTCTGATACGAAGTTCGTTCCCGCTTTGTGCGACAAAATTATATCCCGAATCGCTACGGCTTCTCACGCTATGATGCCGATTGATCAGGATTTATTACGCTTTAAATCACGCTTTGATATGCTTTATtactctttgataagctttgatGCGCTTATCACGCTTTAAATGACGCTTTGATACGATTATCAAGATCCCTTGTGCATTGATAGGGTCTGTCAAGCTCTGTTACGCAATGACAAAATTCGAGATTCTGATTACATCCCGCCTCTGATCCAGAGTATATAAAGATGCAGCAGATCGATACACGAAATCATTACATCTTTGGCAGAAGAACAAGATATGAAAGTTCAATATGAACCAGACTATGAACCATCTTATGATGTAGACATGACCTTCGTCTCCCTGCTAATAACTAAATCATAGCCCTCGGGgcagaggagagagaaagaacagCAAAGACAAGAGGAGATCGAACTACCAGCAGGAGGAAGAAGACCATTCATCAGGTGCTGCTGGACCAGGCCATGGCTCactgaagaaagaagacagcAGTATGGCCAGTACAATATTCTCTTAGACACACAACCGCGGTTAGAGGACCCTGTTGCCTACACAATGTTCACCAGAGTAACCCCTGAGGTGTTCGATGATATCCCTGCGAGAGTTGCACCAGTCATCCAGAAGCAAGAGACTAACTACAGGCACCCTTTGTCCGCTGGCCTGGCAATCACCTTGAGACATCTGGCCACTGGGGACAAATACAGATCACTGGCATATGGTTTCAGATGTGGTATCTCAACCATATCAGAGTTGATTCCAGGAGTGTGCAGGGCCATTGTAGAGGCGTATAAAGATGAGGTCTCCAACATACCTACCATCCCTGAAGCATGGAGCACCCTTGCCCAGCAGTTTGAACAGAGATGGAATATCCCCCATGCAATTGGTACCTTGGATGGAAAGCAAACAGCCATTAAGAAGCCAGCAATCACAGACAGTCTCTACTACAACTATAAGGGCTTCTTCTCTACACCACTGCTGGCATTGGTAGATGCAGAGTACAAGTTCATCTGGATTGAGCTGGGAGGTAAATGACACATGTCTGACTCTGAGCTTTTCGAATGCCTAGAAGATGGGTCCATAGGGCTGCCCCCATCATGCCTCCTCCCTGGAGAAAATCATCTTGATATTCCCTACTTCATCCTGGGTGACGATGCTTTTGCCCCGAAGAGCTCCATGATGAAGCCATACAGCAGAAGAGGGATGACAGATGAATAGAGGATCTGCAACTACAGGATCTCAAGAGGGAAAAGAGTGGTCTGGAGAATGCCTTTGGCATCATGACCAACAGGTTGGGAATACTGGAACAGAAGGTAGATAACGTCACAGAGTTGGTGGAGACTGCTGTGGTGCTCCACAACCTGCTGAGGAAGAGGGTGGCGCTGGCAGCCAATGCGGTGGACCACGAAGATGAAGAGCACAGCTTCGCACTAGGGGCCAGGAGAGGTGGACCTCACTGGGAAGATGTTCCGCAACCACCTGCAAGGGGAAACCTCGCCAATGTGGATGCCAGACATCAGAGAGATAATCTCAGAGAATACTCTCCAGTGGGTGCTGTTGACTGGCAACAAATGAATGGCTGGCGTGGTACTTCCTGATTGAGTTAAGAAAGGAGTAGCTCAGATATCGTTAGAAgcaaatgatgaagataaagactTCTGTGTCTGGAAATAAGAACATATTCCCATATGCAAACTTCGTTTATTTTTAATACaagtttcaaataattttgtattgtgcGTACTTGTGAAGatgcaattatcattattgatgttattgttatgtattccatctgcttgtaaaaatataaatacatacttTATTGATTTCTTACCCATGAAAAATCAGATAATACTACTATATATTGTAAATCAGGAGTGAAATTTAAAGGAATCAAGTTGCGAATTCGAAATTTAGATATGTTCGattaaaaattgttaaaatacgcatttttttaattattacaaattgaatttcttactaattaaaaaattagtaagaaaatcaattttacatgTGACATAAATAACCCTTattgtaaaagagaaaataaaacaaaggaaataaaatataaaacattatagaattaaaaaatgaaatatagttaaaaaaaatagaaaaaaaactttgtggaAAACTTTATTTAGTTTTTATTCTATtgccttttctattttattatgttttatacaAGGTGTCCCATTAAAAAATGCCAGGTACACttctaatgttttttttttcattgaaaagacCAACTCTTCATTAGTAACTTATCCAAAACTACCAAAATCACATTCAGTGGTTTTTGTGTTATAAGTACTTCTTGCAAAGGTCTGTAAGCGATAAAAATCAGGCTGAACGAATCCTTAACTGTAGAGCCTATGGGCAAAGTATCAAAAGTGGGGTCACCGCTTTGAACCAAGCTCTCTTAAACTCTGTTAAGCTTTCCTACGACTTTGTTAAGCTTTGTGACgctttgataagctttaataCGTTCTCCCCGCTTTTCTCAATCCGTGACAGATCGCCtcaaatttttaaacagtttaaaaaatTTTGGCGCTCTTGCCGAATGTCCGGAATTGCTCAAAGCTTTCTCATGCTCTATTACGGTCTTTACGCTTTAATGAAGTTTTATTACGCTTTGCCGCCGCTTTGCACGCCGCTTTAAAGCGCCATCAAAGCGGCGTTGGTGTGAACCTAGCATTACAGATCAaagtaggcagtgcactcccaattagtaaatgctgagtgctgactactGAATCTACCTCACCTTTATAATAAAAAcacatgtaaatttatatcttttcaagaatatcttacccaaaataaaatattaattttctttcatgcagaatataCAATTTAGTTTATTGCACTACCAGTTTTCATACGCGAcgatacaggggcgtcatccccataagatttttcaacccctgaagcaaaaagtaaaaagaaaaaaataatgggagtacccacaagaacgaagaatgcctacaatgcaagagaggtttctgtgaaactagacattacccattcggcaatgggagtcaatatttcggaacgattattacttgacttgaattagggccccctaagaaatcctggatccgcgcctggatcccgctcacataattctagcagggcctactctgatgagaagttaaacgaattgaaagcatcaaatggttaaaatagaaatcgctcgagtttcccgctcgcatcgattatttgttaaagtgatattacatttattcatgaacaaatcattataaaaccattattcaattgcatcttcttcatgcataggcggatccaggtggggacccgaggggcccggaccccctattggtagagcaaaaaaaggggggggggagaaagaaaaaggaagaaaagaaaaaagaaaaggaggaagacgaattaataaaataagatgagaggaagacttggaaaaaatattttatgtcactatataaaattttcgctcgcacttcgcgctcgcattgcctgttaagtgatcaaaatatcttgttcaacacggagcttgaatatcaagtttggaagtcagtatacaaaacatattttctccttggaaatcgaactttcattaatttttgtgatttacatattgatttttaaaaagtgctctgtaaaaatgatagttttatggtctgaatattaacatttccaattgcgctgcgcgttcgcgaatttgatttatcaggtacctattatttcatgtattccataaagttttcaaaatatcccttttcaggtctgaatgtcaaaacgcatcagctagcgctgctatgcttgcatttttgattggcaggttatgtatgtctcaatattgattgtataacaaactacttaaaatccccttttcatgacagtttatcaaaaatttctgctcgcgatttgcgctcgcattaatggttaaaaatatatcaactaattaatgatgcatcctattcatgaataaaaaggtgcttgaaatgttcagtgttcaggccataatatcatcagattccgctcCTCTCATTATGCAAtaatactaagatatcaatttaataattaaattgtcacttttgttttatctcgcgcttagcaagatgaataggaagatacatagtcatcatattcatatgataacatgtcctaaggatgtcaaggtcctatgtctcaaaattaaagtaataatgaaacatatcagctctttatcaagtgcgatttatatccaccttacaagtttcctacaaagtgtttgaaatatcagatcggaatatcaaatattttaagctcgcgcttcgcgctcgcttttattttcatgataaaagattgtttagaatgcctagattctaggtgtaaatctgaaacacgcgcgcgcgcattttcattcagttatccagtttcagatcacaatatcgaaaaattctgctcgccctttgtgctcgtattaggaagatcccctttctcatccctttctgatttacaaaacacgaatagagtttcccgttcaaggtcgaaatctcgatttttttacgctcgcacttcgcgctcgcataatttgattgtgaaatatgtaatgtcttcatggctaaatgcaagcagtccttaaaaggcacttttcgatcagttcaaaacgcacttcgcgctcgcatcatatagctatcttgttcatgattacaaaaactgattaaagttttccattctttatgtagaaatgtcaaaaattttgagctcgcgcttcgcgcacgtatttatttgattgtgaaatatgtgtaatgtcttcatggcaaaatgcaagcagtccttaaaaggcactttttgatcagttcaaaacgtgtacaagcattttctgcttgcgctttgcgctcgcattattaatgtaggaagatcccctcttactcatctttttcatgatttaggaaacatgaatagagtgtcccgttctaggtctaaatctagaatttttccgctcgcacttcgcgctcgcatcaattgatttgatttgatttattgttttcttctgcatccataacattcgtataatacatttttcacaacataaaaaacataatatgttagcacttttggcatgaatcataaataatgagtactaaaaaataataccaggcaaaaaatgattaactatatgatattcacaatttgcaggaggattgtcatcataagcagattgcttgaaaaaaatgacaatcccaaacttatactaattgaattaatacatttataaagcagaattggcatatattttcaaatacgaaacatgaattcatgcaatgttatagtatgaagatgaagatgataaagctaagggtgacggtgatatgatgatgatgttgatgatgattatgatgatgatgatgatggccatggagatgatggtggtcatgatgaagatattggtaatgactaaatcgaaggaggaataaattcacgataaaaaggatatgacacaaaaattttacttcaaatattctgataataacttAGAtgtaacgtttgccttaaatgagtgaagagacgaagattgttttacagactctgctggtagagagttacacaaatctggaccatggtgtcttatggatttctgcgcaataagcagtttggggttgattaaatggaaatttgaagttacgggtagggtatgaatgaatagatgtattcagagaataaaaattgtggaatgaaggtaggtgggagcatgttatttacgtacttaaacataagtagtaaactttgaagtgtatttatgtcaaatactgcattagagtctttagtttatggaataatggatttgtgtgtgataaatattgggaatcagtacagattcgaatcgctttttctgtaattaagtaaattgtattaaagttttccattctttatgtaaaaatgtcaaaaattttcagctcgcgcttcgcgctcgcattgtttaattgatgaaatacgtaatgtcttcatgtctaaatgcaagcagtccttaaaaggcacttttcgatcagttcataTACAAACcttttctgctcgcgatttgcactcgcattactcatctttttcatgatttaggaaacatgaatagagtgtcccgttctaggtttTAAACtacaatttttccgctcgcacttcgcgctcgcatcaattgtttagttatactgtatagttatcctgttcatgattacaaaaactgattattaatttttccattctttatgtagaaatgtcaaaaattttcagctcgcgcttcgcgctcgcattatttgattaatgaaatatgtaatgtcttcatgtctaaatgcaagcagtccttaaaaggcatttttcgatcagttcaaaacgtaaacaaacattttctgctcgcgctttgcgctcgcattactcatctttttcatgatttaggaaacatgaatagagtgtcccgttctaggtctaaatctagaatttttccgctcgcacttcgcgctcgcatcaattgtttagttatactgtatagctatcctgttcatgattacagaaactgattaaagttttccattctttatgtagaaatgtcaaaaattttcagctcgcgcttcgcactcgcattatttgattaatgaaatatgtaatgtcttcatgtctaaatgcaagcaagtccttaaaaggcacttttcgatcagttcaaaacgtatacaaacattttctgctcgcgctttgcactcgcattactcatctttttcatgatttaggaaacatgaatagagtgtcccgttctaggtctaaaactacaatttttccgctcgcacttcgcgctcgcatcaattgtttagttatactgtatagctatcctgttcatgattacaaaaactgattattaatttttccattctttatgtagaaatgtcaagaattttcagctcgcgcttcgcgctcgcattatttgattaatgaaatatgtaatgtcttcgtgtctaaatgcaagcagtccttaaaaggcacttttcgatcagttcaaaacgtaaacaaacattttctgctcgcgctttgcgctcgcattactcatctttttcatgatttaggaaacatgaatagagtgtcccgttctaggtctaaatctagaattttccgctcgcactttgcgctcgcatcaattgtttagttatactgtatagctatcctgttcatgattacaaaaactgattaaatttttccattctttatgtagaaatgtcaaaaattttcagctcgcgcttcgcgctcgcattatttgattgttgaaatctttaacgtcttcatggctaactgtatgcagtctttaacaggactggtaggcctacctttccaatcagttcaaaacgtatatcaaaaaattatactcgcgcttcgcgttcgcagtattgcaggcacatcttttttcagaatgttcaaattttaggaaaaatacatacaatttcataaaaaaattgctcgcgcttcgcgcggtcattataaaataaggattatgatattatacatttatgttgatttagagaataaagctaagaggtgacttataggactacccccttcaaagaaacaaacgaaaaaaaaaacatcttcgagcggccgatcggggaaaatgtggcccctttattggcgaaggctgaatccgcccctgattcatgtgtttatgaaataagataattcaacatgcattaaggcacttatgattgcctgggggagggaggggccgccattgGCGGAGGAAGCCAAAAAATGTAGGGGGTGTGCACTTGaatttttgggatggacacaggtacaaaattggacaagcgccccccaaaaaggttatcaacctaaattttaggagttgctaaaccaaaaagcaaaaaaaaaaaaaaaaggccatcaacctaggggggggggacaacacacgtttcaggggagtccacgtgaatttaggggggaacaaggaaaacaaattgcccagcaaaaaaaaaaaaaagtttgtcatAAACAAATTTAGTGGGGACCGTCCCCCGTctaaaatttaggaggggacacgtccccccccccccgcttctgccGCCTAtgggggccgccatttttccgaaaagtacacaggggcgccaaaatcaggtcgaatttgggccccctcccttcgaaatcctggatccgcgcctgcactcacccccccccccccccattctgaTGCTGGTAACATTCCCTCATGCCACTGATCATGTACAGATGTACAACTGCAATCGTATTGTCTTCT is a window of Lytechinus variegatus isolate NC3 chromosome 2, Lvar_3.0, whole genome shotgun sequence DNA encoding:
- the LOC121406865 gene encoding uncharacterized protein LOC121406865; translated protein: MFTRVTPEVFDDIPARVAPVIQKQETNYRHPLSAGLAITLRHLATGDKYRSLAYGFRCGISTISELIPGVCRAIVEAYKDEVSNIPTIPEAWSTLAQQFEQRWNIPHAIGTLDGKQTAIKKPAITDSLYYNYKGFFSTPLLALVDAEYKFIWIELGGK